Genomic segment of Ewingella sp. CoE-038-23:
CCGGCGTGGACATCAATCGTCGCCTCGGGATCGCCATAAGGCCCGGCGGTGTCATACACCGGAATGGCCTCGTTTTCCTCATAGCGCGGGTTGTCTTTGGTGCCGCTAATGAGCGTCGGGCTGAGTTGGATCTCGCGCATCGGCACGCGCACGTCGGCGCGCTCGCCTTGCAGATAAATACGTTTGGAGTTAGGGAAGGCGACGCCCTGCAGGCTGTCGATAAAATCTTGAGCTTCGGCGCGCTGCTCGCGACGGTTTCCGGGCTTTTTAGGGGTGTTTGACTGAATGCTCGACATAGCAAATTCCTCGTGTTTTTCATGATAAAAAACGTTACGTGATGGAAAATTGCTTGTCTGGAGGTTTACGGCAGGAGTAAAAACGGTCGATTTAGCCGCCAAAGGCCGTGGCGATGCAGGGCCGGAATGAGGCTAAACGCATGACATTACTCTTGTTCCCTTCGCGGGTATTAACCCGATCAGGTTCCGCGGATCCCGAATTAACGGTCTCAGCCTGGCGTAATGTCCGTGAGGAACATCATGCGCTAGGCACTCCGACAAGAAGCCCCAATATAGGGGGCCGAAAAATAAACTACAACCCAGATAGGGTTATTTAATGTTGAAATAGGTTAATCGATTGTTTCGAAATTACGCCGGACGTTCGAGGATCTGGTCGTTTGCAACGGGTGGTAACACATCTTGTGAAGGTTCGAATGCTAAGGTAATTAGCTGATCTTCAAGGACAAAGCGCGCATCTAAAGCTTCGCCGATATCGGAAAGCGCATAGTGGAAAGCAAAGGCGTTGTCATCGGTGATATCTGTTTCGGTATAACTGTCATGGAAAGCCATGATAGCTTCGGTGTTCAGTTCAAGGGCTGGATAGATTTTCGACGCAATCAGCTGTTTTGGGCTGTCGATACCTTCAACTTCATCGATAATACGGTGGTAAAGATGGAAATGGCCGGCTGAGAGATAATCCACCAAGTTGTGGCAAAAGTTATCCAGCGCTTTTTCGTTTAGCGGGGTATGCTTTTCTTTGTTCGGTTTCAGTCCAACAAGCGTGCAATAGGAGACTAAGAGTTCTTTGCGCGCATGAAGCCACTGATCGATTAACTCGTTACTGCCACCAACGCGTTGGGTCAGTCTTTCCAGACGATTTAGCATGGTTGACTCCGTGAGCGAGAGAAAAGTAACCAAAAGGTTAAAGGTTACTAATATTTAACTTTTTATCCAACTCAACTACATGATTTAAAAATGAATTATTCTAAAAGATGTCCACATTTTGACATTAGTTTTATTAGATTAGTATTTCATACTAGGCGTACCCATTCATGTAGTCAAAGAATGTGAGCCCCTTAATATCAGAAACAGTATCGGGGCGCCCTAGTTTGGTACGAATTGTCTGTTTACAAAATTAGGATGCTACACAATTAAGTGGACCGCTTCTGTATGAACTGATAATATCCCTTAAAATCTCTAGTGATCTCGTAACTATGCTGAACAAAACACAAAACGTCATTGATATTAGTTCCACTAAGCTATTCAACACGGATTGCTTATCCTTGTTGCAATCATTGCAAGATGACTCAATTGATTTAGTGGTCACTTCCCCCCCATATGCGGATCAACGTAAAAGCACGTATGGAGGTATCCATGCCGATACTTATGTCGATTGGTTCACTCCTATAGCAAAAGAGTTACTAAGGGTCTTAAGGCCAACTGGCTCATTTGTCCTTAATATCAAAGAGAAGGCTGTAAATGGAGAACGGCACACTTATGTCTTGGAGCTTATTATTAGAATGCGTAAGCTAGGTTGGCTCTGGACAGAAGAATATATCTGGCATAAAAAAAATAGCTTCCCAGGTAAATGGCCGAATAGATTCCGTGATTCGTGGGAAAGATGCTTACATTTTACAAAAGCAAAAAAATTCTCTATGTATCAGGAGGCGGTTATGGTTCCGATGGGAGATTGGAAAAACTCCCGCCTAAAAAACCTTAGTACCACCGATAAATTACGTGATGAATCGAGCGTTGGTAGTGGCTTTGGTAAGAAAATTGAGAATTGGGTTGGTAAGGAGATGGCATATCCTACTAACGTAATACATATGGCGACCGAATGTGGCAATAGAAGTCATAGTGCTGCCTTTCCTGAAGCTTTACCTGAGTGGTTTATAAAACTGTTTAGTAAAGAAGGGGATATTGTGATGGATCCCTTCTCCGGTTCAGGTACGACAATGAAAGTGGCTAATCATTTGGGTCGTGTTGGTATTGGAGTTGAAATTCTAAAAGATTACTGTGAGATCGCTGCCGAACGCATGAAGTTAGAATATTCAGTTGAGCATAGCTTACCTGTTTATAAGTAGTTGATATAGTCAATTAGAATATTCTTGTTTTCTGTTAAACTGTTTTCCCCTAAGTTCAGGGGGTTACTTAGCTAAACAAGGATATGATAATGAGATGTATAGTTAATGGATGTGATGAATTCGCACCTAATAATTTCAGTGTGAGACTAAGAAGGGATGACACATCAGCGATTTGGGCACCAAATACTGAGGCTTATATCTGTGATGTGCATGCTTCATCTGGCTTTACTATTCAAGTCAATTTAGTCACTCGTACTGATGACACAATCGAAACTTTAGTGAGTTCGAATGGCGGCCCGGTAGCTCGTCGTTTAACAACAATTAAACACCAACCGTAAGTTTCAAATCTAAAGGCTACATTTATGTAGCCTTTCCCATCTCTAAGTGTTCTTTTCTTGGTGTTATATATCTATAAACGTTGTAATTCTTTGCAAAAGGGATAAGCGCTGATTTTTCAGAGCTACACCTTGCGCCGCAAGGCCTCCCGTAAATCCTCACCCATTTAAAAATCCTGTTCCAATGCCGATGCGATCCAGACGGAAAGCACCGGAGATCCTTTTAAAACATCAGCTTAAACAATCGGTTAGTTTTGGCGCTGGCACTGATTCTTGCAAACTGCTGCAAAAGTTGGCGACGTGTGCAAAACCTTATCGAAGCCACAACACCAGACGCCGCGCGGGCTGGCGGTAGGGTTTGCGCAAAAATTCCTTTGCAAAATTTTTATGATCCAAATAGTGCAGGCGGGTGCGGTGTAGCGCCGTTTCCGTCTGGTATGCGCTTCCGTCTGCGTGTTTCTGTGAGCGCTGCGGGCCGTGGTAAGACGAACGCAAAAAAGGCCGAACGGTGTCGGCCTTGGGGTGTTGAGTTCAATGGTGGGCGTTACAGATCGTTTTATGCGAGGGGTGTTTCTGCGGGGCTTCTGTCAGGCGATCAAAGGCCCATATTTTGCTTTCAGCGTGGCGGTGCTGGCTGCTGCCTGGCTGAATTGTCCCGACTGTTGGCTTGTGCCGGTGTTCGGGTGAGTGTGGCTGGCGGCAATCGTCGCCAGTTGGCTGACTACGTCGAGTGTGTCGGTCAGCAGTGTAAGCACGTTGATTTCCTCGCTACCCAGTTTGACCGTAGGCGCAATAAGCTCTTGTGCCTGTGCGACGCTGCGGCGGATACCGGCGATTTTCTCAGTTAGAGCACCGCCGACCGTTGTCGTGCTATTGCCGGTGATGGTGTCGTCGAGATTGGTGCCAATGCTGCGTTTAGCATTCTGGCCAATATAGACGGATTCATCTTTGCTGCAGGAAATAGTCAGACCGCCAGAAGTACCGATGCTGTAATCCCCCTCGCTAATCTGAACCACGGCACCGGCTAACAGCGTGGCCGTGCCCAGTACCGTGGTTTTGTCCGTTGCCTGGATAGTAGTTTCGCGAACTACCAGCGTGCGGGTTTCATCGTCTGCCTGAATAGAGCGCGTCATTGACGTTTCTTTGATTGCTTGGTCAGTCTGGCGTTCCCAATCACCGGCGACGTTAATCCGCTGCGATACCCCTTCACGCTGTTGCTGCAACTGTTCGCCAGGCTTCACGGCGGGCAGGTTTTGCCCCTGCGGCATGGTCTGGCGCACAAAGGGCTTATCCGGTCGCCCGCCAGTGAAGCCAACTTCTACTAAGGTGCCAGGCGGTGGGAATTGGAACATGCCGGACTCACTGCCCGCCATTGGTACCGGCAAGGGCACGGCGGGATAAACCGGCGTATCTTTCGCCGGATTGCCGTCCCCGTCGAGCAGCTGCAAATCGACCGCATAGCGCGGGCGAAACGGGTCGGCGATGTTGCCGGTTGATACGTCTTCACTCGGCGCTTCGACGCGGGCGAACTGGGGCAGGTGCAGACCGGATGCCAGTTCGGGGAACGCGTTTTCGACTTGGCGCTGAATCGGGGATTTCTGCAAGGGCTGGCCGGTTGCCTTGTTACGCGGTTGCCACGTGATCGCCATGTCGTCGTTTTCTAATCGAACCTGGCTTAACCGCTGGCCGTTAACTTCAGCACCAGGGCGCAGGCTCTGAATGAGCGGCACGGTCATCGAATTACCGCCCGCGCTGGACTGGCTAAACTCGCTCGGGATGTCGACCGGCTTACCTGCAAACATGCTGTGGGCGGCAGCGCCGATAAAGACGTCACCGTCCGGCAACTGATACCACAGGTAATCAGGAATGGAGAACGCGCGGCCAAGGTTGGCAAACAACTGGTACCCGGTACCGCTGTGAGTGAAATGCGGGATTGGCTTGTCGGCATAGTCGGCACCCGCTGGCGGGCTGACGTTTAGGCCGCATTGCTCACTAATCCAGTCGGTGATGGTGCGCAAGGTGGGATGCTGAAACGAGCACGGCCACAGTTTATCGAATACGCCGATTAACTCCCGAACGAAAAGACGCTGGGAACCATTTTCTGACGGCTGCGACCGCTCCACGTAGCCGGTGAACCAGCGCAGGACTAAACCGTCATAACCGATATCGATACGCACCATTTTGCCGGTGTAATCGGTATCGGTCTGCGCTGTAATAAATCCCCGACCGCACGCGTTTAGCTCGAGCATGACGTTAACGTCGACCAGATGGATGGGGTCAGTTGAAAGGTACAGGCGTTTAATCGGTTTCATGCTTTAGTTATCCCAGCGCGTCATTGACGGGTTTTAAGACTTTTTGTTCGAACCAACTCATTTTATCGGCGTCCTCACCGGCTGAGTTTTTACCGCCCGCGCCGGTCTGCTTGGTGCTGGGCGTATTGTTGCCTTTGCGTGCTTCGCGCTTCTCGGGGACGCTGCTTTTTTCGCGCAGGGTAAAACTGACGTTCCAGGCGAGGATATCTTCCTGCGGAATGGCATCAATCTGGCCGGTGAACGTCCCTTCGCGAAAATTGATAGCCGTCGCGGTCGCGTTGGCAATACGGTATTTTTTTAGCGAACCGCTGGACTCTGTGGCCGATGCCAACTGAAAAAGCCGCTGCAAAATCGCCTGGTCATCAAATGCCACTAAGCCGGTGACGCGCAGTTCTTTGGCCTTGATGCCCTGTTCGGCGTTGGTTGTGCTGGACGTTTGGCCGGACTGGTCTTTTTCCTGAAATTGCATGGAAGGCGATACCAACATTCTTTTCATGATGATGCCTTCGCCATCAAGTGCGAGTTGAACGGCCTGGGTCATTTATCATTTTCTCCAAATCTTTCAATGAATCACCGGTGAACATCATGGCGGCGGTATGCACTGCGGTGGCCTGAGGGATATTTTTTAATAATTCGACCGCGCCGGTATGCATATCCCCGGAATGCGTAAACGCCCATACGTCAGCGCTGGCCCCTTTAAGGTCACTGAGTCCCTGACTGATACTGGCGAGCAATCCGGCGCGGGCCTGCATAAAACTGGCAATTTGCGCCTTTAACCCTGCGGTGCTGGTACTGGCTGCGGCGGCAAGCTTGGCGGCGGCCACGCGCTGGGCATTCACGGCGGCTCGATTGGTCGATACCGACAATGGGACAGCGGCGGGCAGGGCGTTAGCTAGTTTCCCAGGCAGTTGCATTTTAACCGTGCTCAGTTCGGCAGCGGCCTTTGCCATTCTGCTGACCTGAGTAAACGCCGGTGCGGGGAAGACGGCCGCCAGACTGTTTAACCCCTGCATAAATGCATCGTGGGTGTTTTCGGCAATCATCAGGACGATCACATCGCCACTGTTGCCGCTGGAGGCCAATTTTTTAGCCAGATATGCCAGAGCATTGGCCGGACTAAGGTAACTGCCTGAATCAGCGGATTGACCCAGCCCATAAACCCAAGGATGTGCCGGAACAATGGCGCAAGAAAGCGGTGCCATGTTGTCAGCAATCTTGAGCACGGATTTACGCCACATTACTGCGGCACCTCGGGCCATGTAATACCACGCACCTTTGTGGTTTCTACGCGACTCAGTAAAACCCGATATTTGCGCCACTCGTTGAAAAGGCGCTTTTCTTCGTCAGTCGCAATATCTAAATCAATGGCATCGCTTAACGTGCTTATTGCCTGGTTTGCCTCCGCTAACAGAGTGGTTTTATTTTGCGCGGCCAGGGCGACATAATCCGGTGCGACGGCGTAGATTTTACCGCCAGACCAGCGCCAAGCGCCGCTGATATCACAGCCCTCGGGCAATGTATCAATATCGACCACGGTCAGGCCGACAGGATAAAGGCGTGATGCATCCTCGCTGATACTGCGAATAACCCCGGTATCGTTCTCAATTGCCAGGCTAAATTTACGCGTGAATTTAGGTAAGGATTTAAACCAGTCCTTACCGCTTTCATCTTTAAAGTATTGAATACCACCACCGTTAAAAAGTTCATCCGGCGTGTAACGCTGTAAGTTTATTAGTTTCATATTTTTATCCGTCGATTGTTACCCAGCCACCGTTTCGAAACATTTGCAGGGGGCGGTACAGTGCATAACCAATTTGGCTCCCCTCGTTGCCGTTGCCACCGGTGAGCACGCATCCGGCGGGTGCCTCTACAAGCCAACCGTCCATCACCATCGAAGCCTGCGCCCCGCGCGTAATACTCGAAACAAAACTCGCCTGCGCCCATCTCAGAACATCCTCTACCCGGCTGTTAACCCAATCAGTGCGGGCAAGAGCCACAACCTCATCGTTGTTTGAGTTCCGCATGTAGGGCGATTGTGGGTTGCCACCTGAAAAACCGGCGTAACTGCATGTGTCCCGCGCTATCGCGTTCACGTCTGAGGGCTGCGGCCTGTAGTTGGGGCTGTAAACACGCACGCCGGGCGTGTCGTACACGCCTGAGCCTGCCTGAATAATTCCTTTGTTATAGATGTTACGGTCAGTGTAAATATCATTAGGCGAGGTAATACCAGCCTCTGCGCGAAAACTGCCACCGACTGAAACATTTCCAGCGGCTGAAATGTTTTTCCCCGTGTTTATATCGCCAGGGCTATAAAAAGAATTGTCTACGGGGTTGAATGTCCATGCCGACACCGCCCCCGCATCAGTGGTGATGGAGATAACCGCCATTGGGAACTGGGCGTTCCCCGATGTTACGCCGCCGAAGCTGACCGACGCCGCGTAGTTATAATCCTTAGTTTTAATAATGCCTTTTACAATGGGTTGGTATTGGCTGACATTTTTGGGCGCCATGAATCCATTAGGCACCATAAACGGGGCAGATCCGTTTTCTAATTGAGCCGCAAATGCACCGGCCCCCTCCCAAAGACCTGATTTCGTCGCAAAGTAGCGAGCGCCGGTGACATACTCGACGTTGCCGCCTGTAGTGGGCAGTGCGCCAACATTAGCGGCGGTAATGCTGATGTCCTGAGTACCGTCAAAATTCACACCCGCAATCTTGCGGGCCGTCTCTAATTTGCTGGCCGCCTTCGCCGTGGCGTCAACAGGCAGAGCACCGACATCAGCCGGTTTGAGGCTGATGTCCTGCGTGCCGTCAAAATTCACACCGGCGATTTTGCGGGCTGTCGCTAATTTTGTGGCAGCGACGGCGGTGTCTTTTGCAGCCAACGCGCCTACCTCAGCAGGCGTGGGCGGGTTGCCGGTATCAAACACGCGACGCCAGCCAAAGGGATAAGTGCTGTTATCAAGTTGCCATTTCCAACCCTGAGCCGCGATGTATGTACCAATGCGCCAAAAGATTTGGCCGTTTCCATTTATCAATTGCTGATAGGCTCCCGCGCCCGCATCCCACGCACGGCGAAGCGTCAGCAACTGAGCTGCGGCGACAACGTCCGGCCCCAGTGGGAAATCCTCAAATTTTCCCGACAAAGAAACAGGGTTTGTTTTATTGATAACGACGGGGTCGTCTAATCGCGTGATGGTGCTATTGACCGGCAAGACCTGGTTAGACATCGCACCAATATTATCGCGGGCGTTCAACATGGCCGCCGCACCCAATATTTTAAGCTCGGCTAATGCCTGGTCTTTGCGCAAGAAATCTTTGCTGCCCTGCTGGTCGCTCAGTGACCCTTTCGGGCGCAGGTCAGTGACATTGCCTGCGGCGTCGATACTCGCCAGAGCAAACACGTAGTGGGCGACGCCGTTCGTGGCGTAGTTCGAAAGCGTAGGGGCCACGGTGAATTTAATGGCCGTCTGAAACGCGCTGGTCACGGTGCCGGTATAGCAGACATCAATCCAGACCTTAGTCGGCTTGGTGGTGACGGTGATATTTTGGTTAGCAGCAAGCGAGGCACGCAGCCCGCCGACATAACCCAAACCCTTAGTAACAAAGAACTGGGTACCATTTTTTGACACTAAAAATCCGGTATCAAAAAAGGCACCGGCACCATAGATATCAAAATTTGCCAGACGCAGGGCTTCATCCATACCGGCCATGCGGGCCGTAAAATCAATCTGCCACGTTGCAGCCGGTACCGTGATTTGTGTTTCAGCCTGCGCCCCGGCGTATTCCATCATAATGGAACGGGTGAGGGTATTTCCCTGCTGGCCGCTGGCGTTCTTCACTTTCCGCTGCGTTGGGGCATGGG
This window contains:
- a CDS encoding phage tail-collar fiber domain-containing protein, with protein sequence MSQTVITKAFAEWKAQQAVDNKPVVLDEFVFAFIPGQDANKPIPNTEGMPAADKIVYRQAVSKSGVVNANAVVYSVVMGTEVGDFDFNWIGLINKATGIIGAITHAPTQRKVKNASGQQGNTLTRSIMMEYAGAQAETQITVPAATWQIDFTARMAGMDEALRLANFDIYGAGAFFDTGFLVSKNGTQFFVTKGLGYVGGLRASLAANQNITVTTKPTKVWIDVCYTGTVTSAFQTAIKFTVAPTLSNYATNGVAHYVFALASIDAAGNVTDLRPKGSLSDQQGSKDFLRKDQALAELKILGAAAMLNARDNIGAMSNQVLPVNSTITRLDDPVVINKTNPVSLSGKFEDFPLGPDVVAAAQLLTLRRAWDAGAGAYQQLINGNGQIFWRIGTYIAAQGWKWQLDNSTYPFGWRRVFDTGNPPTPAEVGALAAKDTAVAATKLATARKIAGVNFDGTQDISLKPADVGALPVDATAKAASKLETARKIAGVNFDGTQDISITAANVGALPTTGGNVEYVTGARYFATKSGLWEGAGAFAAQLENGSAPFMVPNGFMAPKNVSQYQPIVKGIIKTKDYNYAASVSFGGVTSGNAQFPMAVISITTDAGAVSAWTFNPVDNSFYSPGDINTGKNISAAGNVSVGGSFRAEAGITSPNDIYTDRNIYNKGIIQAGSGVYDTPGVRVYSPNYRPQPSDVNAIARDTCSYAGFSGGNPQSPYMRNSNNDEVVALARTDWVNSRVEDVLRWAQASFVSSITRGAQASMVMDGWLVEAPAGCVLTGGNGNEGSQIGYALYRPLQMFRNGGWVTIDG
- a CDS encoding tail fiber assembly protein is translated as MKLINLQRYTPDELFNGGGIQYFKDESGKDWFKSLPKFTRKFSLAIENDTGVIRSISEDASRLYPVGLTVVDIDTLPEGCDISGAWRWSGGKIYAVAPDYVALAAQNKTTLLAEANQAISTLSDAIDLDIATDEEKRLFNEWRKYRVLLSRVETTKVRGITWPEVPQ
- a CDS encoding DNA-methyltransferase; the encoded protein is MLNKTQNVIDISSTKLFNTDCLSLLQSLQDDSIDLVVTSPPYADQRKSTYGGIHADTYVDWFTPIAKELLRVLRPTGSFVLNIKEKAVNGERHTYVLELIIRMRKLGWLWTEEYIWHKKNSFPGKWPNRFRDSWERCLHFTKAKKFSMYQEAVMVPMGDWKNSRLKNLSTTDKLRDESSVGSGFGKKIENWVGKEMAYPTNVIHMATECGNRSHSAAFPEALPEWFIKLFSKEGDIVMDPFSGSGTTMKVANHLGRVGIGVEILKDYCEIAAERMKLEYSVEHSLPVYK
- the rsd gene encoding sigma D regulator; amino-acid sequence: MLNRLERLTQRVGGSNELIDQWLHARKELLVSYCTLVGLKPNKEKHTPLNEKALDNFCHNLVDYLSAGHFHLYHRIIDEVEGIDSPKQLIASKIYPALELNTEAIMAFHDSYTETDITDDNAFAFHYALSDIGEALDARFVLEDQLITLAFEPSQDVLPPVANDQILERPA